The following nucleotide sequence is from Mesorhizobium sp. J8.
CGCGAGCTGGAGCCCGGCCACGTCTGGCTGGCCGGCGCCGGCCCGGGCGATCCGGGCTGCCTTACGCTTGAGGTGCTGGCCGCGCTCGGGCAATGCGACGCGCTGGTCTATGACGCGCTGGTCTCGCCCGATGTCGTGGCGGTCGCTCAAGGCGCTGAGCTTTTCTACGCCGGAAAACGCGGCGGCCAACCTTCGATGAAGCAGGACGATATCAATGCCCTGCTGGTGCGGCTGGCGCGCGAAGGCCGCCGAGTCGTGCGGCTCAAGGGCGGCGACCCCTATATTTTCGGCCGTGGCGGCGAAGAGGCTTTGGCGCTCGCGGGCGAAAAAATTCCGTTCCGAGTGCTCTCCGGCCTGACTTCAGGCCTCAGCGCGCTTGCCGCAACCGGCATTCCGGCCACCATGCGCGGCATCAACAAGGCCGTCATCCTGGCGACGGGTCACGCGGCGGGCACTGATGACGATATCGACTGGACGGCGATCGCCCGCACCGGACAGCCGGTCGTCGTCTATATGGGCATGGCCAATCTTCCCCGGATTGCGGCCGCCCTGCTTGAGGGCGGCCTCGCACCTTCGACCCCGGCCGCGGTGATCGTCGCGGCAACCACGCCGCAGGAACGCATCGTTGTCGCCACGCTCGCCACCATCGCCG
It contains:
- the cobA gene encoding uroporphyrinogen-III C-methyltransferase, producing MNGRANVDQALARLNFKPRELEPGHVWLAGAGPGDPGCLTLEVLAALGQCDALVYDALVSPDVVAVAQGAELFYAGKRGGQPSMKQDDINALLVRLAREGRRVVRLKGGDPYIFGRGGEEALALAGEKIPFRVLSGLTSGLSALAATGIPATMRGINKAVILATGHAAGTDDDIDWTAIARTGQPVVVYMGMANLPRIAAALLEGGLAPSTPAAVIVAATTPQERIVVATLATIAEEAAAAGLASPALIVVGGIVAMRAALAGGA